In a genomic window of Rhododendron vialii isolate Sample 1 chromosome 12a, ASM3025357v1:
- the LOC131309701 gene encoding uncharacterized protein LOC131309701, with product MAPGGGRGRCVARGARVQPPRAKRRTREPIQEAASAVEGRETPAPQENFDGAQMMRAFTEALQRMANTTPQQAQQSLPGEPESRAISAMKEFRRMMPPITKDGFRVSFAAYQLEDVAALRWESIENTRGVAGMTWATFKKIFLKKYFPEMVKDTLREEFLGLVQGNSIVMEYEARFTALSRFALETISTDNLKVMLNVLSKSRSPKVKRWDFLFNLIVKRGAGKQLMQFKELSWLNDHSLSGGHRKSECPLKNQSQSGGPRICHQCGQAGHIQRFCPNTQSSQGVIGSHQYRASQHTSGRQGYRPPQQSFSAQGSRATQGSKPTHSATTTPFVQKPRSGGQQGRVFTVAATTALESSGPSVVRDTSASHSFISSAFATALGLEIDLLDSFLSIDTPVGGRVILNRHIRLRLIVTEEEYQCALQMLLIIFVGPSTFIIRNHFFGTLIIVGSKVSSWSIIVDSVALLGSSHDSWGVPPVVCKYPDVFPEDLFELPPKREVEFSIDIIPGTAPISMEPYRFAPAEIRELKVQLQELLDKRFIRPSTSPWGAPALFAKKKDGSLRLCIDYRKLNRVTIKNKYPLPRIDDLFDQLRGSCVFSKIDLRSGYHQLRVKEEDIEKMAFHTRYGHYEFLMMPFGLTNAPAAFMDLMNSIFHAYLDRFVVVFVDDIWIYSPSKEEQ from the exons ATGGCGCCTGGAGGTGGTCGTGGGAGATGTGTAGCACGAGGTGCTAGAGTGCAACCCCCAAGAGCTAAGAGAAGAACTAGAGAGCCTATCCAAGAGGCAGCTAGCGCGGTTGAAGGAAGAGAAACTCCGGCTCCACAAGAGAACTTTGATGGAGCCCAAATGATGAGAGCATTTACCGAGGCTCTCCAGCGTATGGCCAACACCACACCACAACAGGCACAACAATCTCTTCCTGGGGAGCCAGAGTCTCGTGCCATTTCTGCCATGAAGGAGTTTCGTCGCATGATGCCACCA ATCACAAAGGATGGCTTCAGGGTGTCATTTGCTGCTTATCAATTGGAGGATGTTGCTGCTCTTCGGTGGGAGTCAATTGAGAACACTAGAGGTGTGGCAGGTATGACTTGGGCCACATTTAAGAAAATATTTCTGAAGAAGTATTTTCCAGAGATGGTTAAAGACACGTTGCGAGAAGAATTTTTGGGATTGGTCCAAGGAAACTCTATAGTTATGGAGTATGAAGCAAGGTTTACGGCACTTTCCCGATTTGCGCTTGAGACAATTTCAACTGATAACTTGAAG GTGATGCTCAATGTGCTAAGTAAATCAAGGAGCCCAAAAGTCAAGCGGTGGGATTTTCTTTTCAACCTGATAGTAAAAAGAGGGGCAGGGAAACAACTAATGCAATTCAAGGAATTGAGTTGGTTAAATGATCATAGTCTGTCGGGAG GGCATCGAAAGTCTGAGTGCCCACTTAAGAATCAGAGTCAAAGTGGAGGACCACGAATTTGTCACCAATGTGGTCAGGCGGGGCATATCCAACGCTTTTGTCCTAACACTCAGAGCTCCCAAGGAGTGATTGGGTCACATCAGTATAGAGCTTCTCAGCACACTTCAGGCCGTCAGGGCTATAGGCCACCTCAACAATCCTTTTCTGCTCAGGGATCTCGTGCTACCCAAGGGTCTAAACCTACTCATAGTGCGACTACCACTCCCTTTGTTCAGAAGCCTAGGTCGGGAGGTCAGCAAGGCCGTGTTTTTACAGTTGCAGCTACTACAGCTCTAGAATCTTCCGGGCCTTCTGTGGTCCGAG ATACTAGTGCATCTCATTCCTTCATATCTTCTGCCTTTGCTACTGCGTTGGGGTTGGAGATAGACTTGTTAGACTCTTTCTTGTCTATAGACACGCCTGTTGGAGGTAGAGTGATTCTTAATAGA CATATCAGGCTACGATTGATTGTCACTGAAGAAGAGTATCAGTGTGCACTCCAGATG TTGTTGATAATATTCGTTGGACCATCGACCTTCATTATTCGAAACCATTTCTTTGGAACCCTTATTATCGTTGGTTCAAAA gttagttcatggagcattaTAGTGGACTCTGTGGCACTGTTGGGATCTTCT CATGACTCGTGGGGAGTACCGCCTGTGGTTTGCAAGTATCCAGATGTCTTTCCGGAGGATCTTTTTGAATTGCCACCAAAGCGGGAGGTTGAATTCTCAATTGATATTATACCAGGCACTGCACCTATTTCTATGGAACCTTATAGATTTGCACCAGCAGAGATAAGGGAATTGAAAGTGCAACTCCAAGAATTGTTGGACAAAAGGTTTATCCGACCTAGTACTTCACCATGGGGAGCTCCAGCTTTGTTTGCTAAGAAGAAGGATGGATCATTACGCCTTTGCATAGATTATCGCAAGTTGAATCGTGTTACCATCAAGAATAAATATCCTCTACCAAGAATTGACGATTTGTTTGACCAACTTAGAGGGTCTTGTGTCTTTTCGAAAATAGACTTGAGATCGGGATATCATCAACTGAGGGTCAAGGAAGAGGACATAGAAAAAATGGCTTTTCATACACGTTATGGGCATTATGAGTTTTTGATGATGCCATTTGGTTTGACAAACGCTCCAGCAGCTTTTATGGACTTGATGAATAGCATTTTTCATGCCTATCTCGACCGGTTTGTAGTGGTGTTTGTGGATGATATTTGGATTTATTCACCATCAAAAGAGGAACAATGA
- the LOC131309703 gene encoding putative late blight resistance protein homolog R1A-3 → MGGLGKTTLANKVYNDPIVSHEFSTVAWIYVSPTYSQDKLFLSILKGVTQVTGDMCNMGEDELAEDVRRQLTWKYLIVVDDVWEKKDWDSIKKAFPNHKNGSRILLTTRFKPVAVHADQRSPPYELDFLTHDQSWVLLQKKVFDGGDCPQEDLKDVRIRIAG, encoded by the coding sequence ATGGGCGGGCTGGGCAAGACAACTCTGGCTAATAAGGTGTATAATGATCCTATAGTTTCGCATGAATTTTCAACTGTCGCCTGGATTTATGTATCTCCAACTTATAGCCAAGATAAGTTGTTCCTTTCCATTCTGAAAGGTGTTACTCAAGTCACAGGCGACATGTGTAACATGGGTGAAGACGAGTTGGCTGAAGATGTCCGTCGCCAACTCACTTGGAAATATCTAATTGTTGTGGATGATGTGTGGGAGAAGAAGGATTGGGATAGCATTAAGAAGGCTTTCCCCAACCACAAAAACGGAAGCAGAATCTTGCTAACGACTCGATTCAAACCTGTGGCTGTGCATGCCGATCAGCGTAGCCCGCCATATGAATTGGATTTTTTAACTCACGATCAAAGTTGGGTGCTGCTCCAGAAGAAGGTTTTTGATGGAGGAGATTGCCCTCAGGAAGACTTGAAGGATGTCAGAATTCGAATTGCAGGATAA
- the LOC131309702 gene encoding toMV resistant protein Tm-2 netted virescent-like, which yields MVYHSQLWEEAGLMEVLALSYYHLPPHLKACFLYFGVFPQDYKVPFWILIRLWIAERFVQTSENACLGEMAEEHLKDLVARNLLLVEQRSFSGRIKTCRIHDMLRDLCLREALAEDFLLEIKEGGSTPALRHLHTNKPSQLHDPVAKKTEDHDSLQTLATVTPQSCTEGVLGRTPCLKKLGIRGKLATLLEEKGGSLFDNLTTLEQLVTLKLLNDVFPEPPSEFKLQRLPPCNKFPPNLKRLTFADTFLEWEQMHVLGMLPKLEELKLKDNAFTGVRWSLVGGDFQKLKALQIWKTDLVLGGQSSSFPKPSAHCS from the exons ATGGTCTACCACTCGCAGTTGTG GGAGGAAGCGGGTTTGATGGAAGTGCTAGCTCTTAGCTACTATCACTTACCGCCTCACTTGAAAGCATGCTTCCTTTATTTTGGAGTCTTCCCGCAAGACTACAAGGTCCCTTTCTGGATACTGATCCGATTATGGATTGCCGAGAGATTTGTACAAACATCTGAGAATGCATGCTTGGGGGAGATGGCCGAGGAGCACTTGAAGGATCTGGTTGCGAGAAACCTATTATTGGTGGAACAAAGGAGTTTCAGTGGTCGAATCAAAACATGTCGTATTCATGATATGTTGCGCGATTTGTGCTTGAGAGAAGCTCTAGCAGAGGACTTCTTATTGGAGATCAAAGAGGGTGGGAGTACCCCCGCT TTGAGGCACCTGCATACAAACAAGCCCAGTCAGTTGCATGACCCTGTAGCCAAAAAAACTGAGGATCATGATAGCCTACAAACCCTTGCCACCGTCACGCCCCAGAGTTGTACTGAGGGTGTCTTAGGCCGGACTCCATGCCTAAAGAAGCTTGGAATCCGTGGGAAACTAGCCACCCTCCTTGAGGAGAAGGGAGGGTCTCTTTTTGATAACCTTACCACGTTAGAACAACTTGTGACATTGAAGTTGTTGAATGACGTATTCCCTGAGCCTCCTTCTGAATTTAAACTCCAGAGACTTCCCCCGTGCAACAAATTCCCACCAAACTTGAAAAGGCTAACCTTTGCCGATACCTTTCTTGAGTGGGAGCAAATGCATGTGCTGGGGATGTTGCCAAAACTTGAGGAGCTCAAGTTAAAGGACAACGCGTTCACAGGGGTAAGGTGGAGTCTAGTCGGCGGGGATTTCCAGAAACTCAAAGCTTTGCAAATTTGGAAGACAGATCTGGTGCTTGGTGGCCAAAGCTCATCATTTCCCAAGCCTTCAGCACATTGTTCTTAA